Genomic DNA from Deltaproteobacteria bacterium:
ACGTAATCCGATCTGGGGCTGGTTCTAAACAATCAATCAGCCTGACCGCATAGCCTTGCGCCAGCAGTCGGCCCGCCAGGTATAACAGCCCCAGCGGCCGGGCAAAAAAGTCATATGCCGCAAAATCATAGATCCAGGGGTTGATTAATAGGATGGTGGGCGGTTGGTTCACCTTACGAATTTTTTACTGACCAGAGGAAAAGGCTGTCTTTCAGGTAAAATGACCTGCCCGGCATCAAAGCGGCGGCCCCGACCGCGGCGCAGCTCTTCAACTTCAGGAGTCACGAAAAACGAAAAACTAATTAAAACTAGGCAAATCCCTACAAATACCACGGTGATGACCGATCTGGTCTTGCCCTGGCCGATGAGATTTTTAAATAAACTCAGGATCATCTGCCAGTGTAGAATGATATGGATCACCAGTAAAATAAGTAAACTCAGGGCCAGGTAGAGGTGGATGGAGCCCCATTCATGGCGGTTCATGCCGAACCACAAAAGGTCGACATTACGGCCATATACCGCCCACCTCTCCTCACCCGGGATAAGGACATATTTAATCAGAAAGCCGATTCCGGCGATGGCGCACATACACATAAACATCAGGGCATCGATCACAAAGTTAACCTTGGCTTTGTTCCACATCTTTGCGCCTACTTTCTAGGAAAAACTTGTTTTGCATTATAAGTAGATTGAAAATCAAAATATTTTAAATTTAGCTCAGGAAGTGCAGGGCGTCAACCCCAGTGGTTGTTGGTTTTTTATTTTTATTACTCAGGTCATTAAATAAATGGGTTGGGGTTAGAATAAACAGCTTTCCCAAACCCAC
This window encodes:
- a CDS encoding DUF4405 domain-containing protein translates to MWNKAKVNFVIDALMFMCMCAIAGIGFLIKYVLIPGEERWAVYGRNVDLLWFGMNRHEWGSIHLYLALSLLILLVIHIILHWQMILSLFKNLIGQGKTRSVITVVFVGICLVLISFSFFVTPEVEELRRGRGRRFDAGQVILPERQPFPLVSKKFVR